In Sphaerisporangium krabiense, the DNA window CGCGGGCGGAAGCGTTCGGTGAACCTCGGGTCGGCGAGGAGCGCGGTGGGACGGAAGGCGGGGGCGTTCGGGAAGGGCGGGTCGAGGTTGACGTCGACCAGCCGGGACGCGGCCGAGGGTCTCAGCGGCGTGTCCGCCCCGCCCCGGCGGACGCGGGCGTGGGCGCCGTCGGTCCAGAACACCTCACCGGTGAACGGGTCGGCGGAGGCCGCCGCCGTGACGTCCTCGCCCACGCGCAGGGCGACGTTGACCGCGACCAGCATGTTGTGGACGGCGTAGTTGAGCGTGCCGCACAACGGGTCGACCAGCCACTCCCGCTCAGCCTGCCCAGGCCCGGTACGCCCGCTCTCCTCGCCGATCACGGCGTCGCCGGGACGCGCGGCGCGGATGACGTCCAGGATCGCCTTCTCCGCCTCCAGGTCGGCGGCCGTGGCGAAGTCGCCGTCGCCTTTCTCCACGCGCGGCAGAGCCTCCCCGAACATGCCGCGCACGACGGCCGCGCCGGCCTCGGCCGCGGCCCGGGCCACCTCGACGTCGGTGATCGGCATGGACCGCAGGATAGCGGCGGCGGGCAGGAAGCTGGAGTCCAGGGCTGTCGCCGCCGGGCCAGGTGGGTAGGAGGTGGGCCGGGCATCGTCGTCGCGTGGGGAGTGCTGATGGCCGCGTCCGCTCATGCGCCCGGGGACCGCACGCCGTGGAGGGCGATCGTCGGGGGATCCATCGGGAACATGGTGGAGTGGTATGACTGGTTCGCCTACGCGAGCTTCGCCACCTACTTCGCCGCGTCGTTCTTCCCCAAGGGGAACGCGACGGCGCAGCTGCTCAACGCGGCGGGCGTGTTCGCGGTCGGGTTCTTCATGCGGCCGGTCGGCGGCTGGCTGCTCGGGCGGTACGCCGACAGGAAGGGCCGCAAGGCGGCGCTGGCGCTCACCGTCACGATGATGTCGGTGAGCGCCCTGCTCATCGCCGTCGCGCCGACCTACGCCCAGGTGGGCTACTTCGGCGCGGCGGTGCTGGTCGCGGCGCGGCTGCTGCAGGGGCTGTCGGTGGGCGGCGAGTACGCCGCGAGCGCCACCTACCTCACCGAGGCGTCCCATCCGCGCAGGCGCGGGTTCTCCTCCAGCTTCCAGTACGTCTCGATGACCGCCGGCCAGCTCGTCGGCCTCGGCCTGCAGATGCTGCTCCAGCGCACGATGAGCGACGCGGCCCTGCACGCCTGGGGCTGGCGCGTCCCGTTCGTGGTCGGCGCGGCCGGGGCCGCCGTGGTCTTCTACATCCGCCGCGGCCTGCTGGAGACCGCGGCGTACGAGGAGGAGGCGGCGGACGAGCGGCGCGGCACGGTCCGGCTGCTGCTGGAGCACAAACGCGAGGCGGCGCTGGTCATGGCCCTGACCATGGGCGGCACGCTCGCGTACTACACCTACACCACCTATCTCACCAAGTACCTGTCCAACACCGCCGGCCTGTCGAAGGCGGACGCCACGCTGGTCGGCTTCCTCGCCCTGTCGGCCTTCTGCCTGCTGCAGCCGCTGGCCGGCGCCCTGTCGGACCGCGTCGGGCGCAGGCCTCTGCTGATCATGTTCGGCGTCGGCGGCACGCTCGGCACCGTGCCCCTGCTGACCGCGCTGCGCGGCGTCACGACCGTGGGCGCGGCACTGGCGCTGTCGCTGGTGGCGCTGGTGATCGTCACCGGCTACACCTCCGTCAACGCGTGCGTGAAGGCCGAGCTGTTCCCGACGCGGGTGCGCGCCCTCGGCGTCGCCCTGCCGTTCGCGCTGGCCAACGCCGTGTTCGGCGGCACGGCCGAGTACGTCGCGCTGTGGTTCAAGAACGCCGGCGCCGAGTCCGGCTTCTATTGGTACGTCGCCGGCTGCGCCGCCGTGTCGCTGACCGTCTACGTGACCATGCGCGAGACCCGCGACGCCACGCTCAGCGGTGCCGACCGCGACGAAGGCGTGACCCAGCCCGCCTGAGCCTGACCCGAGCCCGCATGTGACCGCCTGAGCCGGCCCGCCTGGCCGCGTGGGTCACGCGGCGGTGCCGGAGGCGTCCAGCGGGGCCAGGTCCGGGTTGACGATCAGCAGGTGGCCATGGGCGTGCCGGGCCAGCTCGCGTCCCGCGCCGGCGTCCATCAGCGCCGCTACGCCGCCGTGGGACGGCGCGCCGATCACGATCAGCCGCGCGCCGAGCCGGTTGGCGTGCTGGGCGACCATGCGTCCCGCCGCCCCGTGCCCGGCGGCGGTGAGCAGCACGTGCCCGACCGCGGGGATGTCCTGGTCGGCGAGCCGCCGCAGGTGCCGCCTGACGGTGGCGCGCGCGGCGCCGACGCTCTCGACGTCCGCCACGGCCTCGCCGGTCACGACGCCCTCCCGCGCGTGCAGGACGTGGACGGCGCGCCCGCTCAGCGCGGCGAGCCGGGCCGCGGCGGCGGTCACCCGCTCGGCCGCGGGGGAGTCGTCCACGGCGGCCACGATCGGCGCCCCGGCGCCCGGGTCGGCCGGGGGCGGCGTGGGGTGCCCGTTGCCCTCCAGCGTGACCACCGCGACGTAGGAGGACGGCGCACCCGAAGGCGTCGCGTCCGGCCCGTCGACCGGCCCGTCGACCGGCCCGTCGACCGGCGCAGTGACCGGCCCAGTGAGCGGCTCAGCCGCCGTTCCGCTCACGGGCTCCGCCTCGTCCACTCCGGCCGCCTGGACGCGCTCGGCGTGCTGGAGGTGGCCGTGCGCGGTGGCCAGGATGGCGATGCCGAGGACCAGGGTGCCCGCGCCGATGTAGAACGGCACGTGGATGTTGGTGTGCTCGACGAGCTTGCCCGCCACGAACGGCGCGAGCCCGCCGCCGATGAAGCGGACGAACCCGTACGCGGCCGAGGCGATCGGGCGCTCGACCGACGAGACCGTCATCACCGCCTGCGTGGTGACGGTGTTGTTCACGCCGATGAAGACGCCCGCGACGATGACGGCGGTGACCAGCACGGGCGGGTGCGTCGTCCAGATGGCGATGACCAGCACCGTGACGGCGAACAGGGCCAGGTTCACGTACAGGGTGCGGGCGATGCCGAAGCGGTTCTGCAGCCACGGCGCCCCGAACACCGCGAAGACCGCGACCAGCAGGCCCCAGCCGGTGAACACGAAGCCGAGCTGGATCGCGTCCAGCTCCATGGGGAAGGGCGCGTAGCCGAGCACGGTGAAGAACGCCCAGTTGTAGCAGAGGGCGGTGAGCGACATCGTGAGCAGGCCGCGGTGCCGCAGCGCGCGCAGCGGTTCCATGATCCCGGTCTTGCGTCGCGGGCGCGGGGTGGGCTGGACGAGGACGAAGGTGGCGAGGAGGGCGACGGCCATCAGCGCGGCGACGCCGAAGAACGGCCCGCGCCAGCTGATGTGCCCGAGCAGTCCGCCGAGCAGCGGGCCGACCGCGATGCCGACCCCCAGCGCCGCCTCGTACAGGATGATCGCGCCCACGAACCCGCCGCTGGCCGAGGCGACGATGACGGCGAGTGAGGTGGCGATGAACAGGGCGTTGCCGACGCCCCACCCGGCGCGGAACCCGACGATCGCCCCGATGCCCGGCGAGGCGCCCGCGAGCGCGCTGAACACGACGATCAGCGTGAGGCCCGCCAGCAGCGTGTGCTTGGCGCCGATCCGGCTGGACACCCAGCCGGTGATGAGCATGGCCACCGCGGTGACGACCAGGTAGCTCGTGAAGAGCAGCGTGACCTGGCTCGGCGTGGCGTTCAGCTCGTGGGAGATCGCGGGCAGGATCGGGTCCACGAGGCCGATCCCCATGAACGAGACCACGCAGGCGAAGGCGACGGCGAAGACGGCCTTGGGCTGCTTGAAGGGGCTCACGCTCGCGCCGCCGGCAGGGTGGCTGCTCATCGGTACCTCGGCTTTCGCGCTGATCGGACGGGGGTCACAGGGGACGGCGGACGGTCCAGCGGTCCTCGGGGACGAGCCGCGTGAGCCGGTCGATGGCGGGGGCGGCCGCGAGCAGGGCGGCGCGGTCGTCCTCGCCGAGCCGGGCCATCAGCTCGGCGAGCATGCCGGCGCGGGTGCCGCGGCGCTCCGCCAGGGCGGCGCGGCCGGCGTCGGTGATGTGGACCTGGACGACCCGCCGGTCCTCGGGGTCGCCCGCGCGGGCGACCAGGCCGCTGTCCTGCAGGCGGGACACGAGCTGGGTCATGGCGGGCTGGGTGACGCCCTCGCGGGCGGCCAGCTCGGTCAGGCGGCACGGCCCCGAGCGTTCCAGGGTGCCGAGGGCGGCGACCGCGGTGAGGGACAGGTCGCCGCGCGCGCCGAGCCGGACCAGGAAGCGGGTCAGCCGTTCGAAGGCCGCCGTGACGTCGGCGGCGGGGAAGTCGCGGGCCGAACCGGGAATTTCCATAACACGCTTATATCACCGCATTATGCAACTTTCCAACCGCCGGGATCCGCACGTCAGATGTGGACATTCCTTCTATGCCTGAGCTGATGGACACGGATGCCGATCCGTCCCGGTCTCCGTACCGTAGAGATCATGGCCGGGGGCGCAGGACAGAACGGGCGGTTGTGCGGTACGACGGAAGGTGTGAGCGATCCCCCTCGCACTACCATCTCGCGTGACCGGAATGCTTTTGGTGTGGTCGGTACCGGAACGGTGGAGATGGACGACGGTGAACGCGGCATGCTGCCGGCCGCCGTGCGCCCG includes these proteins:
- a CDS encoding inositol monophosphatase family protein, with the translated sequence MPITDVEVARAAAEAGAAVVRGMFGEALPRVEKGDGDFATAADLEAEKAILDVIRAARPGDAVIGEESGRTGPGQAEREWLVDPLCGTLNYAVHNMLVAVNVALRVGEDVTAAASADPFTGEVFWTDGAHARVRRGGADTPLRPSAASRLVDVNLDPPFPNAPAFRPTALLADPRFTERFRPRVVSTTLAVAWTAAGRRAAYVTDGRRHDSVHFAAGIALCRAAGCVVTGIDGLPPHTGAGGLVIAADETTHTLLLDLVRPR
- a CDS encoding MFS transporter, encoding MVEWYDWFAYASFATYFAASFFPKGNATAQLLNAAGVFAVGFFMRPVGGWLLGRYADRKGRKAALALTVTMMSVSALLIAVAPTYAQVGYFGAAVLVAARLLQGLSVGGEYAASATYLTEASHPRRRGFSSSFQYVSMTAGQLVGLGLQMLLQRTMSDAALHAWGWRVPFVVGAAGAAVVFYIRRGLLETAAYEEEAADERRGTVRLLLEHKREAALVMALTMGGTLAYYTYTTYLTKYLSNTAGLSKADATLVGFLALSAFCLLQPLAGALSDRVGRRPLLIMFGVGGTLGTVPLLTALRGVTTVGAALALSLVALVIVTGYTSVNACVKAELFPTRVRALGVALPFALANAVFGGTAEYVALWFKNAGAESGFYWYVAGCAAVSLTVYVTMRETRDATLSGADRDEGVTQPA
- a CDS encoding MFS transporter, giving the protein MSSHPAGGASVSPFKQPKAVFAVAFACVVSFMGIGLVDPILPAISHELNATPSQVTLLFTSYLVVTAVAMLITGWVSSRIGAKHTLLAGLTLIVVFSALAGASPGIGAIVGFRAGWGVGNALFIATSLAVIVASASGGFVGAIILYEAALGVGIAVGPLLGGLLGHISWRGPFFGVAALMAVALLATFVLVQPTPRPRRKTGIMEPLRALRHRGLLTMSLTALCYNWAFFTVLGYAPFPMELDAIQLGFVFTGWGLLVAVFAVFGAPWLQNRFGIARTLYVNLALFAVTVLVIAIWTTHPPVLVTAVIVAGVFIGVNNTVTTQAVMTVSSVERPIASAAYGFVRFIGGGLAPFVAGKLVEHTNIHVPFYIGAGTLVLGIAILATAHGHLQHAERVQAAGVDEAEPVSGTAAEPLTGPVTAPVDGPVDGPVDGPDATPSGAPSSYVAVVTLEGNGHPTPPPADPGAGAPIVAAVDDSPAAERVTAAAARLAALSGRAVHVLHAREGVVTGEAVADVESVGAARATVRRHLRRLADQDIPAVGHVLLTAAGHGAAGRMVAQHANRLGARLIVIGAPSHGGVAALMDAGAGRELARHAHGHLLIVNPDLAPLDASGTAA
- a CDS encoding MarR family winged helix-turn-helix transcriptional regulator; the protein is MEIPGSARDFPAADVTAAFERLTRFLVRLGARGDLSLTAVAALGTLERSGPCRLTELAAREGVTQPAMTQLVSRLQDSGLVARAGDPEDRRVVQVHITDAGRAALAERRGTRAGMLAELMARLGEDDRAALLAAAPAIDRLTRLVPEDRWTVRRPL